One genomic region from Mycoplasmoides pirum ATCC 25960 encodes:
- a CDS encoding HPF/RaiA family ribosome-associated protein yields the protein MFSIRWKDTKSSPSVKEYFESKLSKIYRFKNVDKESIKAEIVYYSRENEFSVRLNVNIIKSHTIRSEHKAPDVLTAINKVVDHCLDQIRRIKTKKDVKRK from the coding sequence ATGTTTTCAATTAGATGAAAAGATACAAAATCTTCACCATCAGTAAAAGAATACTTTGAATCTAAATTGTCTAAAATTTATCGATTTAAAAATGTTGATAAAGAATCTATAAAAGCTGAAATAGTTTATTACTCTAGAGAAAATGAATTTTCTGTTCGTTTAAATGTTAATATAATCAAATCTCATACAATTAGATCTGAGCACAAAGCTCCAGATGTTTTAACAGCGATTAATAAAGTAGTTGATCATTGTTTGGATCAAATTCGTCGAATTAAAACTAAAAAAGATGTTAAAAGAAAATAA
- the topJ gene encoding terminal organelle assembly protein TopJ, producing the protein MSNKKDYYEVLGVDREADEREIKKAFRKLAQKYHPDRNKTPEAEEKFKEINEAYEVLNDPTKRSNYDKYGHDGIDGDPGGFDATEAFSSFFETIRNDTTFFESDFDTSKKKKKKKGFSAVEDDLDEYIRQQEELEKSERRKAKEEKKAAKKAAKEAKRKEKLAKKGIVEENIDDVLDFSVDSKPNDESNDNSINKTSNNDNLDFGNPFADEPEQKVETNSVDKEPTEEFWTKFVGNPDYGYYDSNNDWQWSGYFDENQNWFPEPNEEQKLAEQKAKEEAERKAKEEQEAKEEAERKAKEAAERKAKEEQEAKEAAERKAKEEQEAKEAAERKAKEEQEVKETTEVKKEQESKEDSSSTSMFNFTSSKTFDLSFLNKKKNNSNNSEEKNVEELVNPDNSNSISTDDSNKTFDLSFLNKKKIEDDNKSNENKVEEPTNKTNDSAINNKDAKEDLPFKIKSVDELSKQESQSNEFPTTIVEESFDFENFDSSSFNNMKEAEPIPTSMINMDIGTYTTTVINEENLLTKIKSEFNFDKKEFDLPDIDLAALNAKATEKSNGPISLFQINKRKELNIEYHIKLDQILLFNNSVKHINYYREIPCNICDGSGGDPEIKDSVYRCFDCKQLPNLMWNCATCNGYGRLIAKPCSQCKGKTYCKELINLDLSLPITNKLKFENVYPGFGHIHNALIKGDLKIIYEIVESKFFKTQNNDVVTVALIDPLVSAVGGYILIPTLNDIVKLKIKSGLMNNDVILVNGYGLPEHINMDTNKKENAGDLIIKVKYANVTKLDKETKLVDISLHQNENVNKYIKSLASELQIVWESENKHKRDFNNLNKIKFDELPSSRAIVIENDLIFEKEEDDMDDLKDIKVKKNKK; encoded by the coding sequence ATGTCTAATAAAAAAGATTATTATGAAGTTCTTGGTGTTGATCGTGAAGCTGATGAACGTGAAATAAAAAAAGCATTTAGAAAATTAGCTCAAAAATACCACCCTGATCGTAATAAAACTCCAGAAGCTGAAGAAAAATTTAAAGAAATCAATGAAGCTTACGAAGTTTTAAATGATCCAACAAAACGTTCAAATTATGATAAATACGGACATGATGGTATAGACGGCGATCCTGGTGGATTTGATGCAACTGAAGCATTTTCATCTTTTTTTGAAACTATTAGAAATGATACAACTTTTTTTGAAAGTGATTTTGATACAAGTAAAAAGAAAAAAAAGAAAAAAGGTTTTTCTGCTGTAGAAGATGATTTAGATGAATATATTAGACAACAAGAAGAATTAGAAAAAAGCGAAAGAAGAAAAGCTAAAGAAGAAAAAAAAGCAGCTAAAAAAGCAGCTAAAGAAGCTAAACGAAAAGAAAAACTTGCTAAAAAAGGAATTGTTGAAGAAAACATTGATGATGTTCTTGATTTTTCAGTTGATTCAAAACCAAACGATGAGTCAAATGATAATTCAATAAATAAAACAAGTAATAACGATAATTTAGATTTTGGAAATCCATTTGCTGATGAACCAGAACAAAAAGTTGAAACAAATTCAGTTGATAAAGAACCAACTGAAGAATTTTGAACTAAATTTGTTGGCAACCCTGATTATGGATATTATGATTCTAATAATGATTGACAATGAAGTGGATATTTTGATGAAAACCAAAATTGATTCCCAGAACCTAATGAGGAACAAAAATTAGCAGAACAAAAAGCTAAAGAAGAAGCTGAACGTAAAGCTAAAGAAGAGCAAGAAGCTAAAGAAGAAGCTGAACGTAAGGCTAAAGAAGCTGCTGAACGTAAGGCTAAAGAAGAGCAAGAAGCTAAAGAAGCTGCTGAACGTAAGGCTAAAGAAGAACAAGAAGCTAAAGAAGCTGCTGAACGTAAGGCTAAAGAAGAACAAGAAGTTAAAGAAACAACAGAAGTTAAAAAAGAACAAGAATCCAAAGAAGATAGTTCATCAACTTCAATGTTTAATTTCACTTCAAGTAAAACATTTGATTTGTCATTTTTAAATAAAAAGAAAAATAATTCAAATAATTCAGAAGAAAAAAATGTTGAAGAATTAGTAAATCCTGATAATTCTAATTCAATATCAACAGACGACTCTAACAAAACATTTGATTTATCATTCTTAAATAAGAAAAAAATAGAAGATGATAATAAATCAAATGAAAATAAAGTAGAAGAACCGACTAATAAAACTAATGATAGTGCAATTAATAATAAAGATGCTAAAGAAGATTTACCATTCAAAATTAAGAGTGTAGATGAATTAAGTAAACAAGAATCACAATCTAATGAGTTTCCAACTACAATTGTTGAAGAATCATTTGATTTTGAAAATTTTGATTCTTCATCGTTTAATAACATGAAAGAAGCAGAACCTATTCCAACATCTATGATTAATATGGATATAGGTACTTATACAACTACAGTAATAAATGAAGAAAATTTATTAACTAAAATTAAAAGTGAATTTAATTTTGATAAAAAAGAATTTGATTTACCAGATATTGATTTAGCAGCCTTGAATGCCAAAGCGACCGAAAAATCTAATGGTCCTATTTCTTTATTCCAAATTAACAAGCGCAAAGAATTAAATATTGAATATCATATAAAATTAGATCAAATTTTGTTATTTAATAATAGTGTAAAACATATTAATTACTATCGTGAAATACCTTGTAATATATGTGATGGTTCAGGTGGAGATCCTGAAATAAAAGATTCAGTTTATCGTTGTTTTGATTGTAAACAATTACCTAATTTAATGTGAAATTGTGCTACATGTAATGGATATGGTCGTTTAATTGCAAAACCATGTTCTCAATGTAAGGGTAAAACATATTGCAAAGAATTAATCAATTTAGATCTAAGTTTACCAATAACTAATAAATTAAAATTCGAAAATGTTTATCCCGGATTTGGTCATATCCATAACGCCTTGATTAAAGGTGATTTAAAAATAATTTATGAAATTGTTGAAAGTAAATTCTTTAAAACACAAAACAATGATGTTGTTACAGTGGCTTTAATAGATCCTTTAGTTTCAGCTGTTGGTGGTTATATTTTAATACCTACATTAAATGATATAGTTAAATTAAAAATTAAAAGTGGCTTAATGAATAATGATGTAATTTTAGTCAATGGTTATGGATTGCCAGAACATATAAATATGGACACTAACAAAAAAGAAAATGCCGGCGATTTAATCATTAAAGTTAAATATGCAAATGTAACTAAGTTGGATAAAGAAACTAAATTAGTTGATATTTCGTTGCATCAAAATGAAAATGTTAATAAATATATTAAATCATTAGCATCAGAATTGCAAATTGTTTGGGAATCTGAAAATAAACATAAACGTGATTTTAATAATTTAAATAAAATTAAATTTGATGAATTGCCTTCTTCACGAGCAATTGTTATTGAAAATGATTTAATTTTTGAAAAAGAAGAAGATGATATGGATGATTTGAAAGACATTAAAGTTAAAAAAAATAAAAAGTAG
- a CDS encoding MPN121 family protein, whose amino-acid sequence MSNNSKKIKIEIEIDEEVKKSLEESLNKIIKLNQLPENTSVEQFIVLVLKNYIQSSKAMENMSGDFINELKEKLEGIFNPEDIGSEDFYKKMMNNFKDFLNPDAKKSDKKNDDDKKTDNDKKKS is encoded by the coding sequence ATGTCAAATAACTCTAAGAAAATAAAAATTGAAATTGAAATTGATGAAGAAGTAAAAAAATCTTTAGAAGAAAGTTTAAATAAAATTATTAAACTAAATCAATTACCAGAAAACACAAGTGTTGAACAATTTATAGTATTAGTTTTAAAGAACTATATACAAAGTTCTAAAGCAATGGAAAACATGAGTGGAGATTTCATTAATGAACTAAAAGAAAAATTAGAAGGAATTTTTAATCCAGAAGATATTGGTAGTGAAGATTTTTACAAAAAAATGATGAACAATTTTAAAGATTTTTTAAATCCTGATGCTAAAAAATCTGATAAAAAAAATGATGATGATAAAAAAACAGATAATGATAAGAAAAAATCGTAG
- a CDS encoding RluA family pseudouridine synthase has protein sequence MENSYKFEVLANEKRLDVFLSKHLNLSRTKVSFLILNSCVKINNKIILKNNIPLKVNDLVEAKFNSNIFQSTTNELKPYNLKLDVVYEDEDLIIINKPKNLITHPTTHNNETTLVNALINHLNKFSSKKENNHIYMVHRLDKNTTGLIIAAKNFKALSNLQEQIKSREMKRFYLAIVNYPFNELMGTIDAPIGRINGSDSIKFTVINAKNPKKSITKFYVLDQTNRYALIKCELLTGRTHQIRVHMSFIEHWILNDPLYGIKGQNLNNEYNQYLHAYQLEFIHPTLNKKLFFECNLDQEFNKKLKELNLSIDKSINDIEYIE, from the coding sequence ATGGAAAATTCTTATAAATTTGAAGTATTAGCTAATGAAAAAAGATTAGATGTTTTTTTATCAAAACATTTAAATTTATCACGTACTAAGGTCTCATTTTTAATACTTAATTCATGTGTTAAAATAAATAATAAAATAATCTTAAAAAATAATATTCCATTAAAAGTTAATGATTTAGTAGAAGCAAAATTTAATTCAAATATTTTTCAATCAACAACTAATGAATTAAAACCTTATAATTTAAAATTAGATGTTGTTTATGAAGATGAAGATTTAATTATTATCAACAAACCAAAAAATTTAATTACGCATCCAACTACCCACAACAACGAAACTACTTTAGTTAATGCACTTATAAATCATTTAAATAAATTTAGTAGTAAAAAAGAAAATAATCATATTTATATGGTTCATCGTTTGGATAAAAACACAACAGGCTTAATTATTGCAGCTAAAAATTTTAAAGCATTGTCAAATCTTCAAGAACAAATAAAATCAAGAGAAATGAAAAGATTTTATTTAGCTATAGTAAATTATCCATTTAATGAATTAATGGGAACAATAGATGCTCCAATTGGCAGAATAAATGGTAGTGATTCAATAAAATTTACAGTTATTAACGCAAAAAATCCTAAAAAATCAATTACAAAATTTTATGTTTTAGATCAAACAAATCGTTATGCTTTAATTAAGTGTGAATTATTAACAGGAAGAACTCATCAAATTAGAGTTCACATGAGTTTCATAGAACATTGAATTTTAAATGATCCTTTATATGGAATAAAAGGTCAAAATTTAAATAATGAATATAATCAATATTTACATGCATATCAATTAGAATTTATTCATCCTACTTTAAATAAAAAGTTGTTTTTTGAATGTAATTTAGATCAAGAATTTAATAAAAAACTAAAAGAATTAAATTTAAGTATTGATAAATCAATAAATGATATAGAATATATAGAATAA
- a CDS encoding DJ-1/PfpI family protein, producing the protein MENKSKNNVKAKPLKKQIRIAAMVATGIEDMELIVPVDIWRRSHFVVDLISIEKKNSVLLQRGVSIKCTQTIDKTNLKQYNAIFLPGGKGYEKFLLEPKLIEHLNKFNETKKWLLGICSSPIVFSELKLLGSAKVACFPEDAKKIKDNYSKEPIVVSQNFITAMSAGHVFDFALQVVQTLASKSDATEVAKSIYYNKKGK; encoded by the coding sequence ATGGAAAATAAATCAAAAAACAATGTTAAAGCTAAACCATTAAAAAAGCAAATTAGAATTGCTGCAATGGTGGCAACAGGAATTGAAGATATGGAATTAATTGTTCCTGTTGATATTTGACGTCGTAGTCATTTTGTTGTTGATTTGATTTCGATTGAGAAAAAAAATAGCGTTTTATTACAAAGAGGTGTCTCAATTAAATGTACACAAACTATTGATAAGACTAATCTAAAGCAATATAATGCAATTTTTTTACCCGGCGGAAAAGGTTATGAAAAATTTTTGTTAGAACCAAAATTGATAGAACATCTAAACAAATTTAATGAAACAAAAAAATGACTATTAGGAATTTGTTCTTCACCGATTGTTTTTTCAGAATTAAAACTTTTAGGTTCAGCAAAAGTTGCTTGTTTTCCAGAAGATGCTAAAAAAATTAAAGATAATTATTCAAAAGAACCAATTGTTGTAAGTCAAAATTTTATTACTGCTATGTCAGCAGGTCATGTTTTTGATTTTGCATTACAAGTTGTGCAAACTTTAGCTTCAAAATCTGATGCAACTGAAGTAGCAAAAAGTATATACTACAATAAAAAAGGAAAATAA
- the tsaB gene encoding tRNA (adenosine(37)-N6)-threonylcarbamoyltransferase complex dimerization subunit type 1 TsaB, with product MKKYKLFFDCCFNKLNLILLDKLNKVINFFSIPTNNNLTDISIEYLNEFLNNNHIKAHQIEKFYLTIGPGSFTGVRIGCIIGKTWCTLNENCKLYVINSLRLQVPHENGISVIDARGDKEYYALYKNNIGKVELITNEKFEIICKDNPDLPLYKNYENVDIVECLINNLNNFQEISNVSELEPIYIKDPC from the coding sequence ATGAAAAAATACAAATTATTTTTTGATTGTTGTTTTAACAAATTAAATCTAATATTATTGGATAAATTAAATAAGGTAATTAATTTTTTTTCAATTCCTACAAATAATAATTTAACTGATATATCTATTGAATATTTAAATGAATTTTTAAACAATAATCATATTAAAGCTCATCAAATTGAAAAATTTTATTTAACAATCGGGCCCGGAAGTTTTACGGGTGTTAGAATAGGATGTATAATTGGAAAAACTTGATGTACATTAAATGAAAATTGTAAATTATATGTAATAAATTCTTTAAGATTACAAGTTCCACATGAAAATGGAATTAGCGTTATTGACGCACGCGGTGATAAAGAATATTATGCTTTATATAAAAATAACATTGGAAAAGTTGAATTGATTACAAATGAAAAGTTTGAAATCATTTGCAAAGATAATCCAGATTTACCTTTATATAAAAACTATGAAAATGTAGATATTGTTGAGTGTTTAATTAATAACTTAAATAATTTTCAAGAAATTAGTAATGTTTCAGAATTAGAACCAATTTATATTAAAGATCCTTGTTAA
- the grpE gene encoding nucleotide exchange factor GrpE, which produces MMNKEQEQQEQIETTEVEKKDELSEILTPSFETKIEEFKEFFENNSSSKIKSISNKIDNLINELVEIHKIKLEEVSTNSSKTNDEILKKVKDLEEKASKEISEKIAEMDARKSQEIEDAKKFAMEKAAAGAINVVDVLEIAINLAIKDPAVKNYVSGFKMALDQFIKWLEQLNIKQMVINPGEPFNEQKMSAIEQVKSNLAKNAVVEVKKSGYVMHDKVIRHAAVSVSDGSLAPANANTQQQVQNKTQQVKLQQQINQNQQQMSMQNKTQQINQQHHQQHIQHQQQKQINQNQQQVQNKTQQINHQNNK; this is translated from the coding sequence ATGATGAACAAAGAACAAGAACAACAAGAACAAATTGAAACTACAGAAGTTGAAAAAAAAGATGAACTTTCTGAAATTTTAACACCGAGTTTTGAAACAAAGATCGAAGAATTTAAAGAATTTTTTGAAAATAATTCAAGTTCAAAAATTAAATCTATTTCAAATAAAATTGACAATTTAATTAATGAATTAGTAGAAATTCACAAAATTAAACTTGAAGAAGTATCTACCAATAGTTCAAAAACAAATGATGAAATTTTAAAAAAAGTTAAAGATTTAGAAGAAAAAGCTAGTAAAGAAATTTCAGAAAAAATTGCTGAAATGGATGCGAGAAAATCTCAAGAAATAGAAGATGCTAAAAAATTTGCTATGGAAAAAGCAGCAGCAGGTGCAATTAATGTAGTTGATGTTTTAGAAATAGCAATAAATTTAGCCATTAAAGATCCCGCGGTTAAAAATTATGTTTCAGGTTTTAAAATGGCCTTAGATCAATTTATTAAATGATTAGAACAATTAAATATTAAACAAATGGTTATTAACCCAGGCGAACCATTTAATGAACAAAAAATGAGTGCTATTGAGCAAGTTAAATCTAACTTAGCAAAAAATGCTGTTGTTGAAGTTAAAAAATCAGGTTATGTTATGCATGACAAAGTCATTAGACATGCTGCTGTATCTGTAAGTGATGGTTCTTTAGCTCCAGCAAATGCAAATACACAGCAACAAGTTCAAAACAAAACACAACAAGTAAAATTACAACAACAAATTAATCAAAATCAACAACAAATGAGCATGCAAAACAAAACACAGCAAATTAATCAACAACATCATCAGCAACATATTCAACATCAACAACAAAAACAAATTAATCAAAATCAACAACAAGTTCAAAACAAAACACAACAAATTAATCATCAAAATAATAAGTAA
- a CDS encoding signal peptidase II: MIKKHTLKTKFLLTKIKEFFLTNNTKKIILIKIIIFLISLCLILGIIFGLRNRFYLFVNKGIIENTGFININVITNSGIGFGQLQDSVALVYFLQSFIMVLVFIGFIFNKKIDILIPLAMIIAGSLGNILDRATSYLIPYSNSVSNVVLDYFQFWFGGAIFNFADSSIICGFIALFITLIIRTIIEWKKEHKEHKKINEAKKETFEDKIKK, translated from the coding sequence ATGATAAAAAAACACACTTTAAAAACAAAATTTTTATTAACAAAAATTAAAGAATTTTTTTTAACTAACAACACTAAAAAAATAATTTTAATCAAAATTATTATTTTTTTAATTTCATTATGTTTAATTTTAGGAATAATTTTTGGGTTAAGAAATCGTTTTTATTTGTTTGTTAATAAAGGAATAATTGAAAATACAGGTTTTATTAATATTAATGTAATAACTAATTCCGGAATCGGTTTTGGACAATTGCAAGATTCAGTAGCTTTAGTATATTTTTTACAAAGTTTTATAATGGTATTAGTTTTTATAGGTTTTATATTTAATAAAAAAATTGATATTTTAATTCCCTTAGCAATGATTATTGCAGGTTCCTTAGGTAATATTTTAGATCGAGCAACATCTTATTTAATTCCATACTCAAATTCTGTATCTAATGTTGTTTTGGATTATTTTCAATTTTGATTTGGTGGTGCAATTTTTAATTTTGCAGATTCATCTATTATTTGTGGTTTTATAGCTTTATTTATTACTTTAATTATTAGAACAATAATTGAATGAAAAAAAGAACATAAAGAACATAAAAAAATAAATGAAGCAAAAAAAGAAACATTTGAAGATAAAATAAAAAAATAA